The stretch of DNA GCCGCCGGAAGCGTCGGACACCATGTAGATTTCGTAGTCGCCTTCCAGCATGGCGCACAGGGCGAAGGTGGTGTTGCAGACTTCGGTCCATAGACCGGCCACGATGACTTTTTTCTTGCCGTTGGCTTTCAGTGCGTCGCGTACTTTCTGGTCGTCCCACGAGTTCATCGACGAGCGTTCCAGAATTTCTTTTTCTGGGAACACGTCCAGCAGTTCCGGGTAGGTGTGGCCGGAGAAGGCTTCGGTTTCCACGGTGGTGATGGTGGTCGGAATATTGAATACCTTGGCGGCCTTGGCCAGCGCCACGGTGTTGTTCTTCAACACCTGGCGGTCGATCGACTGCACGCCAAACGCCATTTGCGGCTGGTGATCGATGAAGATCAGTTGGCTGTTTTGCGGCGTCAGGACTTCTAATTTCGGATTGCTCATGATGGTGTTTCCATGTGGTGTAAAGGGAAAATCCATCTTAGGCGGTGAAGGCCGCAAACACTACTCATCTAAATATAGGCGTCGCGCTGATCGCGCCTCTGCTAAGATAAGTGCACCATGAAGACACAACTCAATGACCTGACTCGCGCCCTGCGCGACCTGCACAAACAATTGATCAACCTGGAAACCCAGTATTTCGGCGCCGTCGGCAGCCCGCTGGAGCATTTGCAGCTGATCACCAATCACCCGCATTTCGCCTGGCTGCAAAAGCTGTCCGGCCTGATGACGCAAATCGACGAGCGTCTGGACGATCCGGAACCGGTCACGCGTGAGGAAGCCAAGGCGTTCCGCCAGTCGCTGGAAATGCTGATCGGCCCGTGCGAGGAAGGCGACCAGGAATTCCGCGCCAAATACAACGCGCTGCTGCACGATGGTCCGGAACTGGTGATGGCGCAC from Duganella dendranthematis encodes:
- a CDS encoding hydrolase, encoding MSNPKLEVLTPQNSQLIFIDHQPQMAFGVQSIDRQVLKNNTVALAKAAKVFNIPTTITTVETEAFSGHTYPELLDVFPEKEILERSSMNSWDDQKVRDALKANGKKKVIVAGLWTEVCNTTFALCAMLEGDYEIYMVSDASGGTSKEAHDQAMARMIQAGVVPVTWQQVLLEWQRDWARKETYDGVMAIVKEHSGAYGMGVDYAYTMVHKAPERTSTQHKVLAAVPANK